The Pseudomonas sp. Marseille-Q3773 DNA window TATCGCAAAGCCCTGTATCTGGAGCCGCAGCACCCCGAGGCGCTGGTGCACCTGGCGGCCTTGCTGGCGGCCCAGGGTGACCTGGCCGGTGCCCGGCGCTTGCAGGAGCGCGCTGCACGGGCGGGACGGGAGTCTGAACGATGAACAATGAGTCCGCGATGCAACTGCTCGCCGAGGATGATGCGCACATCGACGACTGCTGGAACCGCATAGGGGTACACGGCGACAAGCAATGCCCGCTGCTGGCGCGGCACGTTCACTGCCGAAACTGCGAAGTCTACGCCGCCGCCGCCACGCGCCTGCTCGACCGTTATGCCTTGATGGAGGACCATCGGGCGGTGGCGGCAGTGCCTGCCGAGGATGCCACGGGCCGTTCGATGCTGCTGTTCCGCCTGGGTGAAGAATGGCTGGCGCTGGCCACCGCCTGCCTGGCCGAAATCGCTCCGCTGCAGGCGGTGCATTCATTGCCGCACCAGCGCTCGCGCGTGCTGCAGGGTGTGGCCAATGTACGCGGTGCGCTGGTGCCGTGCCTGTCGCTGGCCGACCTGCTGGGCGTGCAGGCCGGTGCCACCGAGCAGCGCGCCGGCCGGGTGATGCCACGCATGCTGATTTTGGCCATCGACGGTGGGCCGGTGGTGCTGGCCGTCGAGGAAATCGACGGCATCCACCGGCTCGACCCGCAACTGCTCGGCAGTGGCCAGGATCCCACCCGTTTCACCGCCGCAGTCCTGCAATGGCGTGGCCGCAGCGTACGGGTGCTGGACGAACAACACTTACTGTCTGCCGTGCAGCGGAGCCTGTCATGACCCCGGAGCAAATGCGCGACGCATCGTTGCTCGAGCTGTTCAGCCTGGAAGCCGAGGCGCAGACCCAGGTGCTCAGCACCGGCTTGATGGCACTGGAGCGCAACCCTGTGCAGGCCGACCAGCTCGAGGCGTGCATGCGTGCTGCGCACTCCCTGAAGGGCGCAGCGCGGATCGTCGGAATAGACGCTGGCGTCAGCGTCGCCCACGTCATGGAGGACTGCCTGGTCGCCGCCCAGGAGGGCCGGCTGCGGCTGAGCGCCGAGCATATCGACGCGCTGCTGCAAGGTACCGACCTGCTGATGCGCATCGCCACGCCCGGGGATACCGCGGCACAGGCGACCCTGCCGGTATTCCTCGCACAAATGGCCAGCCTGCTGGACCCGGCGGGTGCGGCCATGCCTGCCGTACCGCCCAGCGTGCCAGCAGCGCCGGCCCTGCAACCCGAGCCAGCGCCGCTGCCTGTCGCCCCCGCCGGGCCTGAGCCCGAGCCCGAACCCGAGTCGGCGCCGCGTCGCAAGGCGGCCAAGCCTGCCGGCGAAGGTACGGAGCGGGTGTTGCGGGTGACCGCCGATCGCCTCAACAGCTTGCTCGACCTGTCCAGCAAATCGCTGGTCGAGACCCAGCGGCTCAAGCCTTACCTGGCCTCGCTGCAGCGCCTCAAACGCATGCACGGCCAAGGCATGCAGGCGCTCGACGGCCTGCGCAGGCAGCTGGAGGACAGTGGCCAGAGCAGCGAGGTGCTCGAAGCCTTGGCGCAGACCCAGCGCCTGCTGGCGGAAACCCAGCAGGTCCTGCAGCAGCAGGCTGCCGACCTGGACGAGTTCGGCTGGCAAGCCAGCCAGCGCGCACAACTGCTGTACGACACGGCGCTGGCCTGCCGGATGCGGCCGTTTGCCGATGTACTGGCCGGGCAGAGCCGCATGGTCCGCGACCTTGGCCGGTCGCTGGGCAAACCGGTGCGCTTGCTGGTAGAAGGCGAAAAGACCCAGGTCGACCGCGATGTGCTGGAGAAGCTCGAAGCACCGCTGACCCACCTGTTGCGCAATGCGGTCGACCACGGCATCGAGCTACCCGAGCGGCGTCTGCTGGCAGGCAAGCCGGAGGAGGGGGTGATTCGCCTGCGCGCCTCGCACCAGGCCGGCATGCTCAGCCTGGAACTGATTGACGATGGCGCCGGCATCGATCTCGAACGCC harbors:
- a CDS encoding chemotaxis protein CheW, which produces MNNESAMQLLAEDDAHIDDCWNRIGVHGDKQCPLLARHVHCRNCEVYAAAATRLLDRYALMEDHRAVAAVPAEDATGRSMLLFRLGEEWLALATACLAEIAPLQAVHSLPHQRSRVLQGVANVRGALVPCLSLADLLGVQAGATEQRAGRVMPRMLILAIDGGPVVLAVEEIDGIHRLDPQLLGSGQDPTRFTAAVLQWRGRSVRVLDEQHLLSAVQRSLS
- a CDS encoding hybrid sensor histidine kinase/response regulator, translated to MTPEQMRDASLLELFSLEAEAQTQVLSTGLMALERNPVQADQLEACMRAAHSLKGAARIVGIDAGVSVAHVMEDCLVAAQEGRLRLSAEHIDALLQGTDLLMRIATPGDTAAQATLPVFLAQMASLLDPAGAAMPAVPPSVPAAPALQPEPAPLPVAPAGPEPEPEPESAPRRKAAKPAGEGTERVLRVTADRLNSLLDLSSKSLVETQRLKPYLASLQRLKRMHGQGMQALDGLRRQLEDSGQSSEVLEALAQTQRLLAETQQVLQQQAADLDEFGWQASQRAQLLYDTALACRMRPFADVLAGQSRMVRDLGRSLGKPVRLLVEGEKTQVDRDVLEKLEAPLTHLLRNAVDHGIELPERRLLAGKPEEGVIRLRASHQAGMLSLELIDDGAGIDLERLCSNIVERALSPADTVARMSEAELLTFLFLPGFSLRDKVTEVSGRGVGLDAVQHMIRELRGSIELTQTAGQGCRFHLQVPLTLSVVRSLVVEVGGEAYAFPLAHIERTLDVAAEEIVQIEGRQHFWHEGRHIGLVAASQLLNRPAGQAEESRLRVVVIREREQLYGVAVERLVGERVLVVMPLDPRLGKVQDISSGALLDDGSVVLIIDVEDLLRSLDKLLSTGSLERIARGSSGARGVVRKRILVVDDSLTVRELQRKLLGNRGYDVAVAVDGMDGWNALRAEDFDLLITDIDMPRMDGIELVTLVRRDQRLQSLPVMVVSYKDREEDRRRGLDAGADYYLAKASFHDDALLDAVDELIGGAQG